One genomic segment of Centroberyx gerrardi isolate f3 chromosome 4, fCenGer3.hap1.cur.20231027, whole genome shotgun sequence includes these proteins:
- the dnaja2b gene encoding dnaJ homolog subfamily A member 2b gives MSNVVDTKLYDILGVSPSASENELKKAYRKLAKEYHPDKNPDAGDKFKEISFAYEVLTNPEKKELYDRYGEQGLREGGGGGPGMDDIFSHIFGGGLFGFMGGQGRGGRNGGRRRGEDMVHPLKVSLEDLYNGKTTKLQLSKNVLCGSCNGQGGKAGAVQKCVACRGRGMRIMIRQLAPGMVQQMQSVCTDCNGEGEVINEKDRCKKCEGHKVCKETKLLEVHVDKGMRHGQKITFSGEADQAPGTEPGDIVLVLQEKEHEEFRRDGSDLHMTQRIGLVEALCGFQMTVAHLDGRQLLVKYPPGKVIEPGCIRMVKGEGMPQYRNPFEKGDLFIKFDVQFPDNNWISPEKLTELEDLLPARAENPVISADAEEVDLNDYDRGQGSGGGARREAYNDSSDEEGGHHGPGVQCAHQ, from the exons ATGTCGAACGTTGTGGATACTAAACTGTACGACATCCTTGGGGTTTCGCCATCTGCCTCTGAAAATGAACTAAAAAAG GCCTACCGCAAATTGGCGAAAGAGTACCATCCCGACAAGAACCCTGATGCTGGAGATAAG TTTAAAGAGATCAGTTTTGCGTATGAGGTATTGACAAACCCAGAGAAGAAGGAGCTTTATGATCGCTATGGAGAGCAGGGGCtacgggagggaggaggtggaggtccTGGCATGGACGACATCTTCTCTCACATCTTTGGGGGAGGGCTGTTTGGGTTCATGGGGGGACAGGGCAGAGGAGGACGcaatggaggcaggaggagaggagaagatatGGTACACCCTCTGAA AGTTTCTCTTGAAGACCTCTATAATGGCAAAACCACCAAACTGCAGCTCAGTAAGAATGTTCTGTGTGGTTCCTGTAATGG TCAGGGGGGTAAGGCAGGAGCAGTGCAGAAGTGTGTGGCATGCAGAGGACGAGGCATGAGAATCATGATCAGACAGCTGGCCCCTGGCATGGTCCAACAGATGCAGTCAGTCTGCACAGACTGCAACGGAGAGG GTGAAGTGATAAACGAGAAGGACCGCTGTAAGAAGTGTGAGGGCCATAAGGTGTGTAAGGAGACCAAGCTTCTGGAGGTGCATGTGGACAAAGGCATGAGACACGGCCAGAAGATCACATTCTCTGGGGAGGCTGACCAAGCACCAGGCACCGAACCAGGAGACATAGTCCTGGTACTGCAGGAGAAAGAACATGAG GAATTCCGTCGGGATGGCAGTGACCTTCACATGACCCAACGCATTGGCCTGGTTGAGGCTCTCTGCGGCTTCCAGATGACTGTCGCACACCTTGATGGACGCCAGCTGCTTGTCAAATACCCACCTGGCAAGGTCATTGAGCCAG GCTGCATTCGAATGGTGAAGGGAGAGGGAATGCCTCAATATAGAAACCCATTTGAGAAGGGAGACCTTTTCATCAAGTTTGATGTCCAGTTCCCTGACAACAACTGGATTAGCCCTGAAAAACTGACT GAACTTGAAGACTTGCTGCCTGCTCGTGCTGAGAATCCCGTTATCTCAGCAGATGCAGAGGAAGTTGACCTGAACGATTATGAcaggggtcaagggtcaggaGGTGGGGCCAGGAGAGAGGCCTACAATGATAGCTCTGATGAGGAGGGGGGGCATCATGGCCCAGGGGTGCAGTGCGCACACCAATAG
- the LOC139933223 gene encoding uncharacterized protein LOC139933223, with translation MCPAQTESELWDLKELEPPHPEDHEYTSEGTADYSFSDREATRESTMMERERSREPVSVMERERTMRSLADMQRKVEQRQQRDRERQLLRVQERLSIIQNRKAEEDLLGLKQGDTLRHVTHDLPQEDKSQQKTVVRERLEQLRRERSYVMQSKRDRNTAGFKELLGPVALHSSETEDGAD, from the exons ATGTGTCCCGCCCAAACGGAGTCAGAGCTGTGGGACCTGAAGGAGCTTGAACCGCCTCACCCTGAGGACCATGAATATACCTCAGAAGGCACA GCAGACTATAGCTTCTCAGACAGGGAAGCAACGAGGGAGTCTacgatgatggagagagagcgatcGAGAGAGCCAGTGTCagtaatggagagagagaggacaatgCGCAGCCTGGCGGACATGCAGAGAAAGGTGGaacagaggcagcagagagacagagagagacaactaCTGAGG GTTCAGGAGCGTCTGTCAATCATCCAGAACAGGAAGGCAGAGGAAGATCTGCTTGGCCTGAAACAGGGAGACACGCTACGGCACGTCACACACGATCTACCACAG gaggACAAGAGCCAGCAAAAGACAGTTGTCAGAGAGCGACTGGAGCAGCTAAGGAGGGAGCGCTCCTATGTCATGCAGTCCAAACGAGACAG AAATACTGCTGGGTTCAAGGAACTCCTGGGCCCAGTCGCCCTCCACAGCTCAGAAACAGAAGATGGAGCAGACTGA